A genome region from Oryzias latipes chromosome 2, ASM223467v1 includes the following:
- the LOC105355304 gene encoding uncharacterized protein LOC105355304 codes for MNERGYRRSWLQCQRKIKSLRAKYKEVKDWNKQSGRQILGDKPSVQPLELLDSCFALEEPEEEESPGPATIAASLASRSCGDTGDGILVAPSPSTSDGSAASTTDDLASSSSSVNRRNASSTSTASTTARSRKRKSRMEATLEVFANKITSALKQDDTDILLKMQAAQHEHERKMFTMMTQFMERSFQPPQPPLYQAPIHRSRVYSPIRSSTPSTQFPVASSPSPFPPVPFFQDLNRLPFNNAHQHPHLNQSFYQAPGHTQAFNEDHLPPSQCKDDETHFTNF; via the exons ATGAACGAGCGGGgatacagacgatcctggctccaatgccagAGAAAAATTAAAAGCCTACGAGCAAAATACAAGGAGGTAAAGGACTGGAACAAACAAAGTGGCCGTCAAATTTTGGGGGATAAGCCCAGCGTTCAGCCATTAGAACTCTTGGACAGCTGCTTTGCTCTAGAGGAGcccgaggaggaggagagccCAGGTCCCGCAACTATCGCGGCCAGCCTGGCCAGTCGGTCTTGCGGTGATACAG GTGATGGGATCCTTGTAGCTCCTTCGCCTTCTACCTCAGATGGAAGTGCTGCATCAACAACTGATGATCTTGCATCATCTTCATCGTCTGTGAACAGACGGAATGCATCCTCCACATCCACTGCTT ctACTACTGccaggagcagaaaaagaaaatctaggATGGAGGCAACGCTGGAGGTGTTTGCCAACAAGATCACCAGTGCCCTGAAACAGGATGACACAgacattttacttaaaatgcAAGCAGCTCAGCATGAGCATGAACGAAAAATGTTTACCATGATGACACAGTTTATGGAGAGATCATTCCAGCCTCCACAGCCACCATTATACCAAGCCCCAATTCACCGCTCTCGTGTTTACAGCCCAATTCGTTCTTCTACTCCTTCCACACAGTTTCCTGTGGCTTCTTCTCCATCTCCCTTCCCGCCCGTGCCCTTTTTCCAAGATTTAAATCGACTGCCCTTCAACAATGCTCATCAACATCCTCATCTCAATCAGTCATTTTACCAGGCACCGGGACACACACAGGCTTTTAACGAGGATCATCTGCCACCTTCCCAGTGTAAAGATGATGAAACGCATTTTACAAATTTCTAA